A window of Thermosynechococcus sp. NK55a contains these coding sequences:
- a CDS encoding PH domain-containing protein produces the protein MPGISEDVFYEGGPHWGDLVINLLLGLTVICLPLTAGAIVRALWLRYRITNRRITVIGGWLGRDRSDVIYSEITKVVTVPRGWGAYGDMVVTLKDGSRLEMRAVPRFREIYDYISTKLSPAAKSVSGAIGS, from the coding sequence ATGCCGGGAATTTCCGAAGATGTTTTCTACGAAGGCGGTCCCCATTGGGGTGACTTGGTGATCAACTTGCTGTTGGGGCTAACGGTGATCTGTCTGCCCCTGACTGCGGGTGCCATTGTCCGTGCTCTCTGGCTGCGGTACCGCATTACGAATCGGCGGATTACGGTGATTGGCGGCTGGCTGGGGCGCGATCGCTCCGATGTCATTTATAGCGAAATCACCAAAGTCGTCACCGTTCCTCGCGGCTGGGGCGCCTACGGCGATATGGTTGTGACCCTCAAAGATGGTAGCCGCTTAGAAATGCGCGCTGTCCCCCGCTTCCGTGAAATTTACGACTATATTTCTACCAAATTGAGTCCCGCTGCCAAAAGTGTCAGTGGCGCGATTGGTTCTTAG
- the rpmH gene encoding 50S ribosomal protein L34, whose protein sequence is MTQRTLGGTVRKRKRTSGFRARMRTKSGQNVIKARRRKGRARLTV, encoded by the coding sequence ATGACGCAACGTACACTGGGCGGCACTGTCCGCAAACGTAAACGCACCTCCGGGTTCCGCGCGCGCATGCGTACCAAATCGGGTCAGAACGTCATCAAGGCACGGCGGCGTAAGGGACGGGCACGGCTTACCGTCTAG